The Geoalkalibacter subterraneus genome contains the following window.
TGCAACTGCTGCAACCACTGGCAGTCCAGGACGTCGCTCTTTCTACCAGGGACATTCTTGACATGCCGCGCGTTGACCAGCCTCACCTCGAAGCCGTGGCTTTCGAGAATCTCAAAGACCGGGATCCAGTAGATCCCAGTGGACTCCATGGCGACCGTGGTAACGCCACAGCAGAGAAGCCAATCGGCCAAACGCTCAAGGTCATCGGTGAAGGTGGAGAATTCGCGGACCGGTTCGGGATCTGCCCCCTCGGGGACCGCTACAAAATGACTCTTGGAGCCGACGTCAATTCCGGCAGCACAGGCGTTGAGATGCACCAGATGCTTCGGTAACCGCATAGGCTTTTTCTTGGATGTCTTCTTCTGCTTCATGACTACGGCCTCCTGGAGAAATAAGGCAGACCGAAAAGGGGAACTGTCGAATGCGGCTCTCTTCTGAACGGGATAGCAAAACGCTTCACCAATGACAAAATCGCCAGTTCCCGGACCATGCTATTCAACGGGCACAAAGGCACCAGTGATCAACGTCAACTATTTTTCCGGGTCAGCGACAATTAAAATTCCCGTTTCTTGAGAGCTGTTGACGACGGTGGCTGTTGGGACTTTTTGCCGCCGCCGCTTGCGGCTCTGCTAGATGTTTTGCTGCTGAAGCTCTCTGGCCTTTTTCTGGCTGTACCCGATGTCCGCTCTGGATACGTCATACAGGTAGACCGGGTGGTCGAAGCCCGACTTGATGAGCAACCCACCGTTACAGTCGGTGATCGCAGTGACGCAACCACTGCCGCAACGCAGAAACCGTGTCGTGTTCTCAGGTGTGAACTCCACCTCAAGCGTCTCCAGGCGGCCTTTCTGGGGGTTGTAGGCTAAGCATTTCATGGGGTTTGCTCCTAAAGGGTCTCTTGGTGTGGCTCAGTCAGGGCCTGCGCCTTTTGTGATTGCTCCAAACGGTAGCTGGGCATATTGAGCTCCAGAATCACGCTGTGGTGAACGAGTCGGTCAATGGCCGCCGCTGTGGTCATGGGATCCTTGAAGATCTGCTCCCATTTTGAGAAGGGCAGATTGCTGGTGAGCATGATGCTGCTACGCTCATAGCGATCCGCCAGCAGGGTGAAGAGGACCTCCATCTCCTCGCGGCTTTGCTGCACGTACCCGATGTCGTCGATGATCAGCGCCTCGTATTTTGCGTAGCGCTTGAGCACGCGGGCCAGCGTCAGATCCCTCTTGGCGATCAGAAGCTCCTGCACCAGCAGGTTACAGGGCATAAAGCGTATCTGCCGGCCCTGATAAATGAGCTCCTGGGCCACCGCGCACAGCAGATGGGTCTTGCCGCTGCCGGGATTGCCGAAGGCCAGGACGTTTTCCTTATGATCGAGAAACGTCGCCTTGAGCAGCTGGGTCAGCTGTGTATCGACCTTACGAGGCAATCGCTTGCGGTCAAACGCCTTGAGGTTTTTCTCCAGCGGCAGTTTCGAGTCCTTGAGCAGGCGCGCGGTCCTGGCGTTACGGCGCTCTTCGCGCTCGCGCTCGGCCAGCTCCAGCAGGTAGCTCTCGTACTCCCAGTTGTCCCGGCGCGCTGCGATTGCGCTCTCCTGATAGCAGCGCCGGATGGTGGGCAGGTGCAGTTCGGTCAGGTGGCGGTGCAGGCGGGCTGCTTTCTCCTTCTCAGATTGCATGGGCCAGCTCCTGCTGCCCGGACAATAGGCGATCGTAGCTGAGAAGGTCGACTGCGGCGACTCCGATCTCGGTCACAGGCGAGGCAATCTGCTGTGCGTGCACCAACTCCTCCACGGCCTGTGCCGTGACGGGTTGATGCCCGCACAGCTCGTCCAGGGCCGCAGCAACCGCCACTTCGCTCTCTTTGGCCGCCAGCGCCAGTATCTTGAGGTACTCGCGAGCGGCCACTTGCTGGGTGTGGCGCTCTTTGAGCTCGTCATAGGCGAGCCGGAAACAGCTGCCGGGAAACATCTCCTCGCGGTAGCGGTAATTCTCGAAGGCTCCAGGCTTTCGCTGCAGCTGATCGATGACGTGGCGGTAGTTGATAAGATGCCGGCACCTGCCGCGCAGGCGAGGCATCGAGTCCACGCGCTTCTGAGCGTAGAAAAGATCGAGATGGTCGGCAAAAAGCTCAACTTGTAGGCTCTCGCCGATCAGGCGGCTTTCGACGGAATAGGTGTTGTTGCTGACCCGGATGGTGCTTGCGCGACTGACCGTGACCTCAAGGCGCGTACAGCTCTCCAGCCGCCTTTGTGGCAGGTGGCGCAGTATGCGTTGCTCCTCCAGAAAACGCTCGCGGCGACCGCGGTTGAGCTTGGTGAAGAGCTCGCGCAAAAAGCGCCGGTACTCCTCGATGCTCTCGAAGTCGAAGCTGCCGCGCAGAAGGAGGGCCTGGCGAACCGCCCTCTTCAAACGGTAGTTGCTCTGCTCCACGTCGCCGTTCTCGTTGGGGCTGGCGGCCTGCGTCTTGCGACCACTCAGGTTGTAATGCCTGAGCAGAGCCTGATAGCGTTGGGTGAATTCTTCCTGGTGCAGGGCGTTGTGCACGGCCGCCGTCAGCCGGTCCGTCTGATGAGCCTGTGGCACGCCGCCGAGTTCCCACAACGCCGCCTGCAGCCCCTCGCTGAGGCTTTCGAAGCTCTCCGAGTAGCAGATGCTGCCGGTTTCCCAGTTGGAGTAGGTGAGCACGAAGTGATAGATGAGGTGGTCGAAGGGCTGTTTGGCGATGGTGATGCCGAGCTTGCCCATGTGCGTGTAATCGGACTGGGCCAGCTCGCCGGGGCGGTGCAGCTGAGGGAAGAACGTTTCCTTGGAGGGACCTTCCAGGGCCCGCCACCGCTTCACGCGACGCTGCAGGGTGCGCAGCTGGCCGTCTGAGAAGACGCCGGGAAAGCGGCGCTGGAGATCCTCGAAGAGGGTCTTGGCCTCCAGCCCCGGATTATCGGCAAGCTTCTCACGAATGTCCTCCCAATGGGCCTCAAAGGGGTCCGTTCTGGTTCGCCAGGTGTGCTCAACCTTGAGCTCGCTGGGTAGGTTGCCCGCCTTCACGTACTTGCGGGCGGTCTTTTCATCCATGCCGGCCTTGGCAGCGGCAACGCAGCCTGTGGTTTGCGTTTTCATCAGCTTGAATAACCTCCTTACTTGTTGATCGGTGACCATCCGCCATCCTTTCTTTAAAGATGGGCGGAAGCTTACAATCCCCTAAAAATTTCGGGAATTATAATTGTCGCCGGACGGGAGATTTAATTGTCGCTGATCACACCAGTGATAAATCGGCCTCCTCATTCCGGCTGCGACAGCAAACTTATCCGATTTGGAGGCGAACAACAAGTTACTCTACGACAAGACGCCGCTGCGCGGCGTGCATTGCTATTCTGGTTGCCTTTCCAAATACAGAACCATGACGAGGTCACTGCGACCCGCCTTTGCCGCTAGAGCCTTTACATGACCTTGCTCTTCATTTACATTTCGCACCCTGTAGTTGCCTACGTAGATCCATTCGTTAGATTCACGCTTTATGAAGACCGGTACGAATTGCTTCTGTGATGCGAATACCTTGGCATACCGGACGACGTTGACCCCTTCGCCGACCAGGATGACGTCTGGAATGCCCGGGTTCATACTCTCCTTCAGGCAGGCACAGACGACCTGGCCGTCCATATGCGGAAGATACTCTTGGATGCCGCCGCCGAGGATTCTGTTGATATCAGTTCTGGTGTACGAATTCCCCTTCTGCAATGTTTCCATGTCTACCTTTCTGCCTATCTTCCGGCCGCACAACGCCAGCCTTCACCGGCGGGGATGTAGCGCAGCGGAATCCCCGTCCGAGTGGAAGGCATTGTTAGGATTTTCTTCTCCCTCTGACGGCACCCAAAGCATGAGCTCTTCCAGGGGAGGGAACTTGGTCGGTAGTAGTCGCACATCGAAAGGCATATCCCCATCTACAAGCTGACAAAGGGGTGTGCTCATATACCCGTTTTGATCGCAATATCGAGCGACAATTTTGGTGTATCGCCGAAGAAGAAGTATCGATGGGAAGAAACCCTTGGATGTTGCCCACACCAGCATGTCTCGGCCCTGCTTTGAGCTATTACAACTGCGGCAAGCCCAGATTAGGTTATCCGCATCATCGGGCCCACCACGGATTCTCGGTATGAGGTGATCGACCGCCAAACTATCCTTCGCGCCGCAGTAATAACACGCCTGTGGCGCGGTCATCTTCAGCCGTTCATCGTCATATAACGACCGCATGGCAATCTTTCCGGACAGCAACCCATGGTAGGTTCTGTTGCGGATTATGTGGTGTATCCGTTGATATTTTTTGACCCCATCCTCCAGGGCTGAGTGCGCACGCGCAAGGTTCGCATACGACCACGATATCTGCTCTTGAACTGTTTCTGGTGTTGGTGTCGCCATTCTTCTCCTTAATCCTAACGACCGAAATAACCGGAGAGCGTAGCGAATCCGGTTGATTGATTGGTTAGAGGTGATTTGCAATGGCCAACGCGAACGACAATGCAGTTCTTCGAGAAATGATGAATGTTCCGGAACCGCTGATGGCTGAATATTTCGCCAGGAACGCTCACCGGATCATTGATGATGCCAACTACTGGAACGTGCTCGGTACGCTGTGGAAACTCGGCGGAACCGTAGTACAGCAAGATCTTTGGCGCGGGCTTTTTCTGGCAGATCGGCCGCGCCAACACAAGATCATGAAGGGGAGAGAGCGGCAACGCTGGCGGAATCTGCCCGCCGTGGTGACTGCTTATCGAGCGGTGAACCACCCCGAAGAAGCAGAGACGGCTATATCCTGGACGCTGGACCGAAAAGTAGCTGAGAAGTTTTCGCAAAATGCGAAAAGGCAAATCGTTGTGCGCAAATTTCGAAAACAGGATGTCTTCGCTTTTTTTGACCGGCTCGGGGAAGAAGAAATTTTGGTGAACCTCTAACATAGATTAGACCGCCGAAAAGCCGTGTTACAACACGGTCCTTTTCACCCAGCCATCGATTTATTTAAATATTTCCAAACAGTTACCAACTTCTTGCATCAACACCGCTTGCGTGTTATACCGTTTGAAGTCACGCGCCGGAAGGAACAACTCACATCCGGTATTCCATGCATTCCAATGTAGAACCTTTGGGGAGGGGAAACATGAGCCAGCCACGTTTGCTGGATCGCGTCAGAGATGCGATCCGTACCCGCCATTACAGTCTGCGCACCGAAGAGACTTATACTGCCTGGGTGCGTCGCTTCATACTCTTTCACAACAAGCGCCATCCGCAGGAAATGGGAGCGGATGAGGTGCGCCAGTTTTTAACTTATCTGGCCGTGCGGCAGAATGTTGCCGCATCGACCCAGAATCAGGCGCTCAATGCCCTGGTTTTCCTTTATAAGCAGGTCCTGGGAACCGACCTGGGCGATCTCGGCGAAGTCGTGCGCGCCAAGAAACCCCAGAAACTGCCGCTGGTGCTGACCCGCGACGAGGTGCAGCGTCTGCTGACCGGCCTCACCGGCACCCACTGGCTCATGGCCGGGCTGCTTTATGGCTCTGGCCTGCGTCTTCTGGAATGTCTACGCCTGCGCGTGCAGGATATCGATTTCGGTTATGGGCAGATCACCGTGCGACGCGGCAAGGGCGACAAGGACCGGCGCACAATGCTTCCGCAGTCGCTCATTGAGCCTCTTCAACGTCAGATCGCCCTGGTGCGGCAATTACACGAACGCGACCTTGCCGATGGGTACGGGCGCGTCTATCTGCCAGAGGCCTTAGCGAGAAAATATCCGGCAGCCCCGGCAAAATTGGGCTGGCAGTACCTGTTTCCCTCATCAAAGCTTTCCCGCGATCCGCGCAGCGGTGAAACGCGTCGTCACCATCTGAGTGAAAGCGTCCTGCAAAATGCCGTCAAACAGGCCGTGCGCTCGGCGGGGCTCAATAAACCGGCCAGTTGTCACACACTGCGCCACAGCTTCGCCACTCACCTGCTGGAGGATGGCTACGACATCCGCACGGTGCAGGAGCTGCTGGGACATCAGGATGTGCGCACCACCATGATCTACACTCACGTACTCAACAAGGGCGGGCAGGGGGTTCGCAGTCCGCTTGATTGCACCTGAGCGTCAAAGTTTGATGCTTTTTTGCGAAGGCATCAAGTCTGGCCGGAAACAACAAAAGCCGCCAGCGGGCATGAACCCGTGGCGGCTTTTGATATTAGTCGAGCGGCAAAAAAGGCTGTTTCCAGCATATCTTTCCTCGCTTGATCGAAATATGCACAATGCACAGTAAATACGAATGGTTCGACCTTAGCGTAAACGGTGGGCGGGAGCAAGGAAAAAGCAGGTTTTTGCCAGTGCCGGGTGACCCGATCCTGGTTGACCTTTGCCTGCGGGCCGGTGTAAAAAGGAGCTTTAAGGATCTTTCATGGGCAGATCGCGCGCATTTATCTACTCAAGTCGATTCGGCGACTTTTCCTACGGGACGCAGCATCCGTTCAAGCTGCTGCGGTATCGCCTGACTTATGAGCTGATCGAGGAGCTGGGGCTGTTGGACAACCCGGCGACCGAGGTGGTCGAGTGCCCGGTTGCGACTGAAGAAGAGGTCGCGCGGTTTCATCGTGCCGATTATCTTGATGTTCTTCGGGAATTCAATCAGGATGAAACCCCGAGGGCCAATTTTTTCTATGGCCTCGGCGATGTGGAAAATCCTGTCTTCCCCGGCTTTTATGATTGGGCCCTGCTCGGCACCGGTGGCACGCTGGAGGCGGCGCGTCGGGTGGCGGACGGGCGCAACAGGATCGCGTTCAACATGGCCGGCGGGTGGCATCATGCCCATGTCGCCCGTGCCTCCGGCTTCAGCTTTCTCAACGATGCGGTGGTGGCGATCTGCCATCTGCTCGATCGCGGGTTGCGCGTGGCCTATGTGGATCTGGACGCGCACCATGGCGACGGGGTTCAGGAAGCCTTTTACAGAGATTCGCGGGTTCTGACCGTTTCGATGCATGAAACGGGGGATGATTTTTTCCCTCATACCGGGTATGTTCACGAAATGGGGGAAGGCGATGGGAAGGGGTTCTCCCTGAACGTTCCCTTTTACCGTCACGCGGATGACCGGTTGTTCCGCCGCGCGTTTGATGCGGTTGTGGCGCCGGTGATCGAAAAGTTCGCGCCTGATATTCTGGTGACCCAGCTCGGCGTCGATACGTTGCGCACCGATCCGCTGGCGCGGCTGGAAATGACCACTGCCAGCCTGGAGTATTGTGCGCGCTGGTTTCGCGACAGCGGCCTGCGGTGGGTGGCGCTGGGCGGCGGCGGTTACAACAAGGTCAATGTCGCGCGCGGCTGGGCGCTGATCTGGGGGGCGATTCTGGGGATCGAGCTGCCGGATTTTCTGCCGCCGCGCTTTGTCCAGACGATCTCCTCTCTTGGTTTTTCGGATCAGCGGTTGCGGGATCTGCCTCACCATCCCCTGGATGACGATTATCGCAGGGCGGAGGAGGCCCTGGAGGAGAGGCTTGAGTTTCTGCGCCGCAATTTTTTCCCTCTGCATGGGATTGTGCGATGATGAGCCGCCTGGGAACCTCGCATCTGCTGGACCCTGACGGGCTGCCGCTGTTTTCGCTGGCGGAGATCAACCGGCTGCCGGTGGCGGAAAAAGAGCGCATCTACCAGCAGATTGTGCCGGAGCGGGTTTTTACCCAGTTCGGTATTGATGAAACGACGCTGTGCGGTGCTGACGGTCATCGAAAGGTCCATTTTATCTGCCCCGAGGGGCTGGGGCTGCTGCGCATCGAGGTAAGGATGCAGCCGCAGGATCGCGACTGCCTGTTTTTCGTGGAGGTTGCCGATACTCCCTTCGGCCAGATCGAGCTGTCCTTCTGCCTGATCAACGATCTCGATTCGCCCCGCTTCAATGTGGATGTGGACGAGGCCGGCCGCGACAATTGCTTTGCCACGGTGCGGCGCAACATCCCCGAAGAGATCCGCGCCATGCAGGCCGGGCTGGCGCCCAACCAGGTGCACCGGGGCCTTAAGATGTTTTCGCAGTTTTTCGCCCAGTTCGAGCGGTTTATCGATTCGCTGGGGATCGACACCATCATGGCCGAGCCGCTTTCCTACGACAACGCGGTGCGCTATGAAGGGTACGGGTTTGACTACCTGACCGGCAAACAGCTCATGCACTGGATCGATCGCGAATTCCAGCCCGGCGGTGTTCTGTTCCAGCGCCTCGACGGATCCACCCCTTTTCGTCAGCCGGGGATGGAAAAGACGGTGCGGGGGCGCAGCTGGGCGATCCACGACGGCATCATGGATCAGCCCTGGGACAACATCCGTATCTACAAGACGATTGGAGAGGATGCCGGCGTCCGCACTTATACCGGCGGCCGGTATTAGAATAACCGCAGCCGCTATATCTACTTATAACCGTTTCAGCGTGGGGTCGTCACTCCCATGACAAGGGACACTTTTCGCCATCCCTGGCCGTGTGATTGGCGCCTTCCCTGGCGCCAAACACCCTTGACATGGGAGTTACGACCCCGCAAGTTGAATTGATCCTTTCACTTTTTTTCTTTAAGGGATTGAAAAATAATGAGTTCTTCCTTGTCGCCCGACTTTTTTGTGATGTGGACTCCCGAACCCGGACGGACGATTGAAGTCGGGCCCAAACGCGAGCCGATGGAGCTGCCTGCGATCCCCCTGCCTCTGCGCAAGGAGGATGCCGATCGGGAACATCTCTCGGATGATCAGATCGGCGAAGGACTTTTTGATTATCTCCGCCAGTTTCCCGACTGCCCCCACGCCGCCGAATATGCGCGCATTCTGAACGAGGGCTTTCCCCATTACCTGGCCGAAATCGGCTCGCAGATCGTGATGCTCGACGCCCGTCAGGTCGACCCCCTGTATATCCGCCGCAAAATTCGCCTGCTTAAAATTCTGCTGCTTCTCGAACCGGAAAACCCGGGCCTGCTGCAGCAGATCGGCATGGCCTATTACCAGGTGGGGACCATGTTCTCCGAGCTGGCGAACTGCCGGACCGATCTGCTTCGCGCCATGAATTATTTTCAGAAGGCACTCGGGCGGGTGGAGGATCTGACCTCTCTGAATTATCTGGCACAGATCGATTATCTGCTGGGAGACTATTCCGCTGCGGCGCGGCGCTGGCAGGGGGTGGTTGACCGCCTGCCGCAGGGCGAGGCCCGCAGCCGACTTGAGGAGCGTCTGTCTGCCATCGACCGGGATGATGTCCCCGGGCAACCCCTGGTCGATGATATTGAGCGGATCAGCAAGGCGGCGGAACATTATAACGAACAGCGTTACGACGATGCCCTTGCCGTGATGAGCGAAGTGCTTGATAATGCCTATCTGACGGCCCTGTATCAGCCGCCTGAATTGTTTCATTTTTACGGTCTTTGCCTGGAGAAGAACTACGATCTGCGGTCCGCGGCCGAGGCTTTTCAGCAGGCGTTGGAGATCGATGCCGATTACAAGCCCGCCCAGGAAGGACTCGAGAGGGTCGCCGGGTGATTTGTCCTGGCGGGACATCTGTAAGCGCGCAAAGGAGAGGTGTCGGCATGACATCTTTCGCCCGGGCGGCAAGCGCACTGTCGGCGATTGTGATCGGCCTGGTTCTGTTTCTCCCGGCGGGTGCATCCGGCGAGGACCGGATCACCACCCTGTGGCCTCTTTTTGACGACCGCCGCTCCGATGCCGTCGACTACCGCTGCATTCACATTCTCGGGCCGCTGATCAAATATGAGCGCAAAGGTCCCGAAACCGAATTCAGCATCCGGCCGTTTTATTTCGGGGCCCGCGATCATGAAGACGAGGTGTCTTTATCCGAATATCTTTTTCCCCTTGCAAGGCGTCAGAAGGATCCGGGGAAGAACCGTTTCCACTTTTTTCACCTGCTGGAGTTGGATTTCGGCGAGCGTGAACAGGGCAGCAACGACGAATTCATGCTGTTCCCGTTCCTGTTTTATGGTGAACTTCCCGACGACGACAGCTACTTCGCCTTCTTTCCCTTCGGCGGCAGGATTGTCGGGCGCTTCTGGCGGGACGAAATCCGTTTTGCCCTTTTCCCCCTTTACGGCCAGACCATCAAGGACGATACCCAAATCACCAATATTCTCTGGCCCATTTATGCCCGTATTGAGGGGGAGAACGAGCGCGGCTTCAAGCTATGGCCTTTTTACGGGCAGTCGGAGAAAGAGGGGCACTACCGCAAGCGTTTTGCGATCTGGCCGATATATTTCAACGAGCATCTGCGGCAGGACAGTGACAACCCCCTGCACCGCAAGGCGTATTTTCCCTTCTACATCCGAGAGGATTCACCGCTGCTGACCCGGCGGACCTGGCTCTGGCCGTTTTTCAGTCACGTCGTAGACCGGGATAAAGGCTTTGAGGAATGGAACATGCCCTGGCCGCTGATCCGCGTCGCCAATGGGCCCTACAAGGAGTCACGCAAGTTTCTGCCGTTTTATTCCTATGAGCGAACCGGCGCCATGGAGCGCACCTGGCACCTGTGGCCGTTTTTTCTGGAGACTCGGTTGACGACCGATGATCTGGTCGTTGAGAAGAACAGGATTCTCTTCTTTCTTTATGCCCATGACGAAGAGCGCCTCATTGCTGAAGAAACCGAGTACACTCGCAAGGAAAGGGTCGCGCTCTGGCCGTTGTTTACCTTCGAGAACCGAAACGGGGTGCGCAGTTTCTCAACTCTTTCGCTTCTCAGGCCGTTTTTTCCGCGCAGTGAGGCCATAGAGCGCAACTGGACCCCGCTGTGGACCTTGTACGCGGCCAAATGGGACAGCCAGGGCAATTCGGCTTCGACGCTGTTGTGGAATCTATTCTGGCGTGAGCAGCGTGGTGATGATGTCGCGATGGAGGTTTTCCCCCTGTTTCGCTACGAACGGCAGGATGGAGAAATCCGTGATTTCCGCCTTCTCAAGGGGCTGATTCGTTATACCCGGGATGCGGGTGAAAAAAAACTCTCTTTTCTCTATACTCCCTGGGGGTGGTCCTGGGAGGGAGCTACGGAAGAACCATGATTGGGCGAATGCTTGAAAAAATCGGGGGAACGATTCTCTCTCTGTCCCAGGCGACCGGAGAGATGCTCAAACTGCTGTGGCAGACGATCTTCTATTTCAAGGAGGCGCCGCGCAATCTGCCAGCGATCTTCAAGCAGATGAGCGATATCGGTATCGACACGCTGCCGATTGCGGCGCTGCTGGCGTTCTTCGTGGGGATGGTTCTGGCGCTGCAGACCGGGACTCAGCTTGCCCTTTACGGTACGCAGAACGTGATCGGCGCCATTGTCGGCCTCTCCATGGTCAAGGAGCTGGGGCCGGTCATGACCAGCATGCTGGTGGCGGGGCGGGTCGGCTCGTCCATGGCGGCGGAAATCGGGGCGATGAAGGTGTACGAGGAGATCGATGCCCTCAAGACCCTGGAAATCAACCCGGTGCGTTACCTGGCGATGCCGCGCATGATCGCCTGTTTGCTGGCGGTACCGGCCATCACCGTCTTTTCCATTATCATCGGTATCCTGGGCGGGGGGTTGATCAGCTCGGTCACGCCCGTAATCAACGTGCCTTTCAGCGTGTATTTTGATAACATGGTTCAGACGTTAAGCTATATTGAGATTTTCAAGGGCCTGCTGAAAGCTTTTGTGTTCGGCGGCATCATCGCCCATGTCGGGTGTTATGTCGGCTTTCAGACCACCGGGGGCGCACGGGGCATCGGCCGCGCGACAACCCGCGCAGTCGTCATGGCTTTTTTGCTGATCATGGTGGCCGATTATTTTCTGACGCGCATTACTCTTTGATGGCGTCGCAAAAATTCCGCCCTACGGCGTTACGGCGTTTTTTCAGGACCTCGACATACCTGATGTATGCCTTCGCCCCTGAAAAAACACCAAGCCTTGTAGGACGAAATTTTTGCTTAGCCATCCTCTGAATTTTGCGACGCTTTCACTCTTTCTTGATGGATATCTGTTATGGCATCACATAAAAATGGAGAGGGAAACCACGACCACGCCCCGTCCCTGATGGAAAAACTGCTGCATGGTTTTCCCGGCTCGGTTTTCGAAAGGGAGAGTGCAAGTTGTGAGTGCATTCCAGACTACGGCGAACCGAGCGGGGTAGAGATACGCATCGTCGATCTCAACAAGTCTTTTGGCGAGACGCATGTTCTCAAGGACATTAACCTGGAGATCAAGCCGGGCGAAACCTTCTCTATCATCGGCCCTTCCGGGACGGGGAAAAGCGTGCTGCTCAAGCACATCGTCAAGCTGGAAAAACCCGACAGCGGCACCATCTATATCGACGGTCACGATATCTTCGAACCGAAAGAGAAGAACACGCCGCGAGAATACCGCTACAGCATGGTCTTTCAGACCTCGGCCCTGTTCAACTCCCTGTCGGTGGGGGAAAATGTCGGCCTGTGGCTGCGCGAGAAACGCGTCTGCACCGAGGCCCGCATCCGGCGCATCATTGGAGAAAAACTGCGACTGGTCGGGCTTGAAGGCAAAGAAAATATGATGACTTCCGAACTCTCGGGAGGCATGAAAAAGCGGGTGGCCATCGCCCGTTCCCTAGCCATGAACCCTGACCTGATTCTCTATGATGAGCCCACCGCCGAGCTCGACCCGATTACATCGGATGAGCTGGCGCGGGTGATCATGAGCCTGAAGAAAGAGGTCAACCTGACGACGGTGATCGTCAGCCACGACTTGAATTTTGCGTTTCATCTCTCCGATCGCGTGGCGATGATCAATGAAGGCCGCATTATCGAGGTTGGAACACCTTCCGAGATCAGGAAGAGCGATAATCCTGCAATCAAGAAGTTTCTCTACACCACCACGAAAGGTATCGCGGGGGATTGATATATGAGCATGTCTACTGAAAAGAAAGTTGGCCTGTTTTTTCTGCTGTCGCTCATTGCACTGGCGGTTTTGATTGAATTCGTCGAAGAGATCAAGCCCTTTCAGGATCAGGTCCAGTACGTCGCCTATTTCGATTCCCTGGTGGGCCTCAACGAAGGCGACCCGGTGCGTCTGTCCGGCGTTCAGGTCGGCAAGGTGAAAACGATCGAGCTTGAAGATCACCGCATCCGTGTGGTTTTTGCGGTTAAGGAAGGGACAGCGGTCAAGCCCGACAGCTACGCCAAGGTTCAGCAGACCAACCTGCTCGGCGGGCAGTTTCTTGGGTTGAGTTTCGGCTCGGAGGATCAACCCTACCTTGAACCGGGGTCTGCCGTTCGGACCACCGAAAGTACCAGCATCGACCAGATGCTCACCGATCTGGACCGTAATTTGAAAAAGGCGCTGGGAGAGTTGAGCGACTTTGTCGCTGAGGGTCGAGAGGGGTTGACGGCGTCCCTGGAACACCTGCGCAGTGTGCTGCGCAAGGTCGATGAGGGGGAGGGCACGTTCGGAAAGCTGGTCAACGATGACGGTCTCTATGAAGAGGTGGCACTGATTTCAGCCGACCTGAAGGAACTCACCGGGCGTTTGCGTGAGGGCGAGGGGACGCTGGGGCGCCTGTTTACCGATGAAAGCCT
Protein-coding sequences here:
- a CDS encoding MlaD family protein, whose protein sequence is MSMSTEKKVGLFFLLSLIALAVLIEFVEEIKPFQDQVQYVAYFDSLVGLNEGDPVRLSGVQVGKVKTIELEDHRIRVVFAVKEGTAVKPDSYAKVQQTNLLGGQFLGLSFGSEDQPYLEPGSAVRTTESTSIDQMLTDLDRNLKKALGELSDFVAEGREGLTASLEHLRSVLRKVDEGEGTFGKLVNDDGLYEEVALISADLKELTGRLREGEGTLGRLFTDESLYVETREALSHVREIAARLKEGEGTLGRLLVDDELHTQTADAMANIRELTEKANSGVGTLGRLVNEDELYEDTAETMKRVRSIAVKIDDGEGTVGRLINEDDIYRDARTTLNKVEKTVDGLSDSGPLTAVGVVLGTLF